A window of Peromyscus eremicus chromosome 7, PerEre_H2_v1, whole genome shotgun sequence contains these coding sequences:
- the LOC131915694 gene encoding LOW QUALITY PROTEIN: uncharacterized protein LOC131915694 (The sequence of the model RefSeq protein was modified relative to this genomic sequence to represent the inferred CDS: substituted 1 base at 1 genomic stop codon) — MGQTITTPLSLTTDHWSDVKARGNNEGVIVKKKKWITLCEAEWVVMNVGWPREGSFNLSLISQVEGKVFAPSPNGHPDQAPYIAIWRSLVENPFSWVKPFLPAGPTRRPGGATVAPAAAGVAPAAAGVAPAAAVEAAAALAAAIRPEGLNQQLQYWPFSASDLYNWKQHNPPFSRDPVALTNLIESILVTHRPTWDDCQQLLQTLLTVEEKQRVFLEARKQVPGDDGRPTQLPNIIDAAFPLTRPNWDFNTPEGREHLRLYRQLLLAGLRAAARRPTNLAQVRNVIQGKEETPAAFLERLKEAYRMYTPYDPEDPGQAPGIILSFIYQSSSDIRTKLQRLEGLQALGLPDLVKEAEKVFNKRETPEEREEKRWQKQEERDRKQHREIKRVLAAVVSQGQRREGDRPGGQRRPPLDKDQCAYCKEKGHWARECPKKPQGPRRPKPKTADLLSLEDXGGRGQEPPPEPRITLKIGGQPVTFLVDTGAEHSVLTHAGVPLSRQSALVQGATGNRRYYWTTERKVQLASGQVTHSFLHIPECPHPLLGRDLLTKLKAQIYFDEEGPRVTGPRGGPLQILALNLEEEYRLFESEPSKKAPEELQNWLEEFPRAWAETGGLGLARDQPPLMISLKASATPVSIRQYPMSREAHEGIKPHIRRLLDQGVLKPCQSPWNTPLLPVKKPGTGDYRPVQDLREVNKRVEDIHPTVPNPYNLLSTLPPTHVWYTVLDLKDAFFCLRLHPKSQLLFAFEWRDPEQGLSGQLTWTRLPQGFKNSPTLFDEALHADLAGFRVEHPTLTVLQYVDDLLLAARSRAECLEGTRALLARLGQKGYRASARKAQICRDKVTYLGYTLTGGQRWLTEARKETILSIPPPRSPRQVREFLGTAGYCRLWIPGFAELAAPLYPLTKPGVMFQWGEKQQEAFQQIKKALLEAPALGLPDLTKPFELFIDENSGFAKGVLVQRLGPWRRPVAYLSKKLDPVAIGWPPCLRMVAAIAVLLKDAGKLTLGQPLTVLASHAVEALVRQPPDRWLSNARMTYYQALLLDSDRVTFGPVVSLNPATLLPLPSPSIEHDCLQILAEVHGTRPDLTDQPLKNPDVVWYTDGSSYLDGGERRAGAAVTTESEVVWASALPPGTSAQRAELITLTQALRMAEGKKLIVYTDSRYAFATAHVHGEIYRRRGLLTSAGKEIKNKKEILDLLRALFLPLQLSIVHCPGHQKDNSKIAKGNRLADLTARTVASQPIGNSQLMAIQDTPEPPPPGREPMPYSPEDHELAKKMGADWDPQRQAYLLGNRIVMPTSHTHHMLQFLHALTHLSETKIKTLIDRENTGTILLNQNRVLRRVASTCPACAQVNAGKAHLAKGARLRGHRPGVHWEIDFTEVKPGLYGYRYLLVFVDTFSGWIEAFPTKNETANIVTKKLLEEIFPRYGMPQILGSDNGPAFVSQVSQKVAKLLGMDWRLHCAYRPQSSGQVERANRTIKETLTKLTLATGTRDWVLLLPLALYRARNTPGPHGLTPFEILYGAPPPVVKFLHPDISSFATSPTLGAHLQALQLVQKEIWKPLAKAYREQLDKPVVPHPFQIGDSVWVRRHQTSSLEPRWKGPYTVLLTTPTALKVDGIAAWIHASHVKAAGEADSAGSRESTWTVCRTQNPLKIRLARGSRGSSSSPSSCSLSTPRGLGRQRART, encoded by the exons atgggacagaccatcaccaccccattaagcctaaccacggaccactggtccgatgttaaggcccgaggaaacaatgaaggtgtcattgttaaaaagaaaaaatggatcaccctctgcgaggccgaatgggtcgtgatgaatgttggctggccgcgagagggatcctttaacctctctcttatttcacaggtggagggcaaggtttttgccCCTAGTCCTAACGGACACCCCGACCAGGCcccatacatcgccatctggagatctctggtcgaaaatccattttcatgggtcaagcctttccttcca GCTGGACCCACTCGGCGACCCGGCGGAGCGACAGTGGCTCCCGCCGCCGCAGGGGTGGCTCCCGCAGCCGCAGGGGTGGCTCCCGCCGCCGCGGTGGAGGCAGCGGCCGCATTAGCGGCCGCCATccggcc AGAAGGGCTGAACCAACAACTACAATACTGGCCCTTCTCTGCTTCAGACCTTTATAACTGGAAACAACATAACCCCCCTTTTTCCAGGGACCCCGTTGCTTTAACTAACCTAATTGAATCCATCCTAGTGACTCACAGGCCAACTTGGGACgattgtcagcagctcctgcagaccctcttgacagtggaggaaaagcagagagttttcctggaggcccggaaaCAGGTTCCGGGCGATGACGGGAGGCCCACCCAACTCCCGAACATCATCGATGCGGCTTTTCCCTTGACTCGCCCTAACTGGGATTTCAAtacgcctgaaggtagggagcatctacgcctctatcgccagttgctcttagcgggtctccgagcggccgctagaaggcctactAATTTGGCTCAGGTTAGAAATgtaatacagggaaaggaagagacacccgctgcatttctagaaagattgaaggaagcttataggatgtatactccgtatgatccggaagacccaggtcaggctccaggtattatcctatcatttatctatcagtctagcTCAGATATCAGAACTaaattgcagcggttggagggtctacaggcgttagggttgccagacctagtgaaggaagcagagaaagtatttaataagagagaaactcctgaagagcgagaggaaaagagatggcagaaacaagaggaaagggataggaaacagcatagagagataaagagagttTTGGCCGCCGTTGTATCCcagggacagcggagagagggagataggCCGGGAGGACaaaggaggccacccctagataaagatcaatgtgcttactgcaaggagaagggacactgggcccgggaatgtcccaagaagccacaaggaccccgccggcccaagcccaagactgcggacctccttagtctggaggactaggggggtcgaggccaggagcccccccctgagcctaggataaccctcaagatcggggggcagcccgtgaccttcctggttgatactggtgccgaacattcagtcctaacccATGCCGGAGTGCCCCTTAGCCGGCAGTCTGCACTGGTACAAGGGGCAACTGGAAACAGGAGATATTACTGGACTACCGAGAGAAAAGttcaactggcttcagggcaagtaacccattcctttctgcacatacctgaatgcccccatccgctgttaggacgggatCTATTAACCAAGCTAAAAGcacaaatctattttgatgaagaGGGACCAAGGGTCACGGGTCCTAGAGGGGGCCCTTTACAAATCCTGGCCCTCAATCTAGAAGAAGAAtaccgtttgtttgagtcagaacccTCGAAAAAGGCCCCTGAGGAATTACAGAACTGGTTAGAAGAGTTTCCTCgagcctgggcagagactgggggtctggggttggcacgcgatcagccaccgctgatgatctcattaaaggcctccgcCACTCCCGTCTCAATCAGACAatacccaatgtcacgggaagcCCATGAGGGAATTAAACCCCATATCCGGAGGCTCCTGGACCAAGGGGTACTAAAGCCCTGTCAGTCCCCATGGAATACCCCTCTCTTGCCCGTAAAGAaaccggggacaggggactacaggCCAGTCCAGGATTTGAGAGAGGTCAATAAGCGGGTGGAGGACATACACCCCACGGTGCCCAACCCTTACAACCTCCTGAGTACCCTCCCACCGACGCACGTCTGGTACACGGTATTAGACCtgaaagatgccttcttctgcttgAGACTGCACCCTAAAAGCCAACTATTGTTTGCCTTTGAATGGAGAGACCCAGAACAGGGACTCTCGGGACAGCTGACCTGGACACGGCTCCCTCAAGGCTTCAAaaatagcccaaccctctttGATGAGGCCCTGCATGCAGATCTGGCCGGGTTCCGGGTCGAGCATCCAACCCTGACCGTGCTCCAGTACGTAGACGACTTACTTCTGGCCGCCAGGAGTCGGGCCGAGTGCCTAGAGGGCACGCGGGCTTTACTGGCCAGGCTTGGACAGAAGGGCTACAGGGCCTCGGCCAGAAAGGCACAAATTTGCCGAGACAAGGTCACGTACCTGGGCTATACCCTGACTGGGGGACAGAGATGGCTGACGGAGGCCAGGAAAGAGACAATACTCTCCATTCCCCCTCCTCGCAGCCCCCGCCAGGTTCGGGAATTCCTGGGTACGGCTGGGTACTGTCGCTTATGGATCCCCGGGTTCGCTGAATTGGCCGCCCCCCTATATCCCCTCACAAAACCAGGGGTAATGTTCCAATGgggagagaagcagcaggaagcattccaacagatcaagaaggccttacttgaggccccggctCTGGGTTTGCCAGATCTTACCAAACCCTTTGAACTGTTTATAGATGAGAACTCGGGCTTTGCTAAAGGGGTGCTGGTGCAAAGACTGGGACCCTGGAGGAGACCTGTGGCATACTTGTCCAAGAAATTGGACCCTGTGGCCATAggatggcctccctgcctccgcatggtggcagccattgcaGTTCTACTCAAGGATGCCGGGAAACTGACCCTGGGTCAGCCCCTGACTGTACTGGCCTCCCATGCCGTGGAGGCCTTGGTCCGACAACCACCAGACAGATGGCTCTCCAACGCCCGAATGACTTACTACCAGGCCTTACTCTTGGACTCAGACCGGGTCACGTTCGGACCCGTTGTctcccttaaccctgccaccttgctgccGCTGCCTAGCCCATCCATAGAGCATGATTGCCTCCAGATTTTAGCCGAGGTGCATGGCACTCGCCCTGACCTAACAGATCAGCCGCTCAAGAACCCAGATGTcgtctggtacacagatgggagcagctACCTGGACGGAGGAGAACGCAGGGCCGGGGCAGCTGTTACCACCGAGTCCGAAGTGGTATGGGCCTCGGCCCTCCCGCCTGGGACTTCGGCTCAGCGGGCGGAACTGATCACCCTCACCCAGGCCCTTcggatggcagaaggtaagaaaCTCATCGTGTATACAGATAGCAGATACGCCTTCGCCACTGCACATGTCCATGGTGAAATCTACCGACGGAGGGGCCTGCTCACATCCGCAGGTAAAGAGatcaagaacaaaaaggaaatccTGGACCTCCTGCGGGCCCTGTTTCTCCCGCTCCAGCTCAGCATTGTCCACTGCCCGGGGCACCAAAAAGACAACTCCAAGATAGCCAAGGGGAACCGGCTGGCGGATTTGACTGCCCGGACAGTGGCATCCCAGCCAATAGGGAATAGCCAGTTAATGGCTATACAGGACACTCCAGAGCCTCCTCCACCCGGGAGAGAGCCCATGCCCTACAGCCccgaagaccatgagctagcaaagaaaatgggggcggactGGGACCCACAGAGACAAGCCTACCTACTGGGGAACCGGATAGTGATGCCCACCTCTCACACCCACCATATGTTACAATTCCTCCATGCCCTAACTCATCTAagtgagacaaaaataaagaccctgatagacagagaaaacaccggGACAATTCTGCTAAACCAGAATCGGGTGCTCCGACGGGTGGCCTCTACCTGCCCCGCATGTGCCCAGGTCAATGCAGGTAAAGCACATCTAGCCAAAGGAGCCCGTTTGAGGGGCCACCGTCCCGGTGTGCATTGGGAGATAGACTTTACAGAAGTAAAACCCGGACTCTATgggtaccggtacctcctggtctttgtggacaccttttcaggatggattgaggcatttccaaccaagaatgagaCGGCTAATATAGtcacaaagaaactgttggaggaaatcttcccaaggtatgggatgcctcagaTATTGGGGTCAGACAATGGGCCTGCCTTCGTCTCCCAGGTAAGTCAGAAGGTGGCCAAACTGTTGGGGATGGACTGGAGACTCCATTGCgcataccgcccccagagttcaggacaggtagagcgagctaataggacaatcaaggagactttaaccaaattaacgcttgcaactggcactagagattgggtgctcctactccccttggctctttaccgagcccggaatactcctgggccgcacggcctaaccccttttgaaattctctatggggccccacctccagtcgtgaaatttctccatcctgatatctcatcttttgctaCCAGCCCCACTTTAGgggcacatctacaggccctccagctggtgcagaaggagatctggaaacccttggctaaagcctaccgagagcagctggacaagccggtggtcccccaccctttccagattggggactccgtttgggttCGGCGCCACCAGACTTCGAGTCTAGAGCCACGGTGGAAGGGGCCTTAtactgtcttgctgaccacccccactgcactcaaggttgacgggattgctgcatggatccacgcctctcatgtgaaggctgccggggagGCCGACTCAGCAGGATCCAGAGAATCAACATGGACAGTGTGCCGCACACAGAACCCCCTAAAAATAAGGTTGGCCCGCGGCTCCCGcggctcttcttcctccccctcttcttgctctctgtctaCCCCCAGGGGATTAGGGCGGCAGAGAGCCCGCACCTAG